One window of the Candidatus Phycorickettsia trachydisci genome contains the following:
- a CDS encoding VirB4 family type IV secretion/conjugal transfer ATPase, protein MFRIFKTQPLKSPYSKKEVSAAKFIPYRCHWNQNTILTKSNELLQVVKINGFAFETADDIEIEIKKNMRNQLYKNVASGSIVLYFHTIRKRKSLLDSDHVAKSVDRSDFTSYLNHIWNAKYSTSDSYFNEIYVSILYKPDKAGLAMLEYLVKKFKATSDKHEWEKEMQEMTENIEELTTRIVNTFSDYGVELLGLRQINGVYYCSILEFLSTIVNCGYNSNVIVPQQTIDGYLCNHRLFFGNRSIEASGPGGKRYAGIVSVADYGPYTYAGVLDRFLQLPFEFVITQSFVFANRTVAIQKMQLQQNRMIQSEDKAVSQIKEISVALDMAMSGEISFGEHHFTIMCVEKNVKALENVLSIAAVELSNCGIRGIRERINLEPCYWGQLPGNSHFLVRKSTINTLNLASFASMHNYPLGKKEKNHWGEYVTILNTTSGTPYYFNFHVRDVGHTLIIGPTGAGKTVLMNFLCAQAQKFKPRMYFFDKDRGAEVFIRALRGIYTIIDPGKQCGFNPLQLPDTGENRTFLIEWLKILVSSNGEHVSAEDVKLLSQAIEGNYRLEQKDRKLCNITAFLGMDGPGTLASRISMWHSRGAYSRIFDNDIDSIDLSKARIFGFEMAPLLKDPVSLAPVLLYIFHRINLSLTGYPSMIVLDEAWALIDNPIFGPKIKDWLKVLRKLNTFVIFATQSVEDAAKSKISDTLIQQTATQIFLPNLKATDVYRTAFMLTQREFNLILKTDPSSRYFLIKQGVGAVVAKVDLSGMSDIINVLSGRSSIITMLDELRAEHGEDPANWLKIFYRKARSIK, encoded by the coding sequence ATGTTTAGAATATTTAAAACTCAGCCACTTAAATCACCTTATTCTAAGAAAGAGGTTTCGGCAGCTAAATTTATACCATATAGGTGTCACTGGAATCAAAATACTATTTTGACCAAGAGTAATGAGTTATTGCAAGTTGTTAAGATTAATGGATTTGCCTTTGAAACTGCTGATGATATTGAGATTGAGATCAAGAAAAACATGCGTAATCAGCTGTATAAAAACGTTGCATCGGGCAGTATTGTTTTATACTTCCATACAATACGTAAAAGAAAATCTTTGCTTGATAGTGATCATGTCGCAAAAAGTGTAGATAGATCAGATTTTACGAGCTATCTTAATCATATTTGGAATGCAAAATATTCAACTTCGGATTCATATTTTAATGAAATCTACGTCTCAATACTCTATAAGCCAGATAAAGCTGGTTTAGCTATGCTTGAGTACTTAGTGAAAAAATTTAAAGCTACTTCTGATAAGCATGAATGGGAGAAAGAAATGCAGGAAATGACAGAGAATATTGAGGAGCTTACTACTAGGATTGTAAATACTTTCTCTGACTATGGGGTTGAACTTTTGGGTTTGCGTCAGATTAATGGGGTCTATTATTGTAGCATCTTAGAATTTTTAAGCACGATTGTTAATTGTGGTTATAATTCAAATGTCATTGTGCCTCAACAAACCATAGACGGGTACCTATGCAATCATCGATTATTTTTTGGTAATAGATCAATTGAAGCATCTGGGCCAGGAGGTAAAAGATATGCGGGTATAGTGAGCGTTGCAGATTATGGACCCTATACCTATGCTGGGGTTTTGGATAGATTTTTGCAATTGCCATTTGAGTTTGTCATTACTCAAAGTTTTGTATTTGCTAACCGTACTGTTGCGATACAAAAAATGCAGCTTCAACAAAATAGGATGATCCAATCGGAAGATAAGGCAGTTTCTCAAATTAAAGAAATTTCTGTTGCTCTGGATATGGCCATGAGTGGTGAAATCAGTTTTGGTGAACATCATTTCACAATTATGTGCGTTGAGAAAAACGTTAAAGCTTTAGAAAATGTGTTATCCATTGCTGCAGTTGAGCTTTCAAACTGCGGTATTAGGGGCATACGTGAGAGAATTAATTTAGAGCCTTGTTATTGGGGCCAATTACCGGGTAATTCACACTTTTTAGTACGTAAATCAACAATTAACACATTAAACCTTGCAAGCTTTGCTTCGATGCATAACTATCCTTTAGGTAAAAAGGAGAAAAATCATTGGGGGGAATATGTAACTATTTTGAATACGACATCCGGAACGCCATATTATTTTAATTTCCATGTTAGAGATGTGGGACATACGTTAATTATTGGACCAACTGGTGCGGGTAAAACGGTACTGATGAACTTTTTATGTGCTCAAGCTCAAAAATTTAAGCCTAGGATGTACTTCTTTGATAAGGATAGAGGCGCTGAGGTATTTATTAGAGCTTTAAGGGGCATTTATACAATTATTGATCCAGGTAAACAGTGCGGATTTAATCCACTTCAGTTACCTGATACTGGTGAAAATCGAACTTTCTTAATTGAATGGCTAAAAATTCTCGTTAGTAGCAATGGAGAGCACGTATCAGCGGAGGATGTGAAACTTTTATCTCAAGCTATAGAAGGTAATTATCGATTAGAACAAAAAGATAGGAAATTATGTAACATTACTGCTTTCCTCGGAATGGATGGTCCAGGCACGCTTGCAAGCAGAATTTCTATGTGGCATAGCAGAGGAGCATATTCAAGAATTTTTGATAATGATATAGACTCTATTGATTTAAGTAAGGCTAGAATATTTGGATTTGAAATGGCTCCTTTACTTAAGGACCCAGTTAGTCTTGCTCCAGTGCTTTTATATATTTTCCATAGAATTAACTTATCTTTGACGGGATATCCTTCGATGATCGTTTTAGATGAAGCCTGGGCGCTAATTGACAACCCTATTTTTGGTCCTAAAATCAAAGATTGGCTCAAAGTTCTGCGTAAACTCAATACCTTCGTAATTTTTGCTACACAAAGTGTTGAAGATGCTGCAAAAAGTAAAATAAGTGACACTTTGATTCAACAAACAGCAACACAAATTTTCTTACCTAACCTTAAGGCCACCGACGTTTATCGTACGGCATTTATGCTTACGCAAAGAGAATTTAATTTAATTTTAAAGACTGATCCTAGTTCCAGGTATTTCTTGATTAAACAAGGTGTTGGCGCTGTTGTTGCTAAAGTAGATTTGAGTGGCATGAGTGATATTATTAATGTTTTATCTGGACGCTCTAGTATTATCACTATGCTTGATGAACTAAGGGCAGAACATGGTGAGGATCCTGCTAACTGGTTGAAAATTTTCTATCGCAAAGCAAGGTCAATTAAATGA
- a CDS encoding mitochondrial fission ELM1 family protein — MCGVGHNITFSVRKRAWILKDHRVGSTNQMLALAKALDLDYELKNIEYRLLISWLPNFLLPGIWHVDKNKSDNLDLSTNRPEVIISASRRCALVAVYLKKPNPSLKIINIMRPEVAHSFFDYVILPQHDLAGKSDNTIEIIGALNDSYDQMQKAPKMDEIHQDVGDFIGIVIGGATRNFDFTYKDAAYLVKYIQKAAQNISCNFVITFSRRTDQRVKQIVKEAFESSVIYDPSEGYQDNIYFSILKSAKYIIATGDSISMCSEIASSGKPCYIYKPLGIIKSPKHERFINQLVNNKIASLLGEDTKLEDYNYEPLNEVERIAKLIKL; from the coding sequence ATGTGCGGTGTAGGACATAATATTACATTTAGCGTGCGAAAAAGAGCTTGGATTTTAAAAGATCATAGAGTAGGTTCAACAAATCAAATGCTTGCTTTAGCTAAGGCATTAGACCTGGATTATGAGCTAAAAAACATAGAATACAGATTATTAATAAGCTGGCTACCTAATTTTTTACTACCTGGCATATGGCACGTTGATAAGAATAAATCTGATAACCTAGACTTATCCACTAATAGGCCAGAAGTTATTATATCTGCAAGTAGGAGATGCGCTCTTGTTGCAGTTTACCTAAAAAAGCCTAATCCTAGTCTAAAGATAATCAATATAATGCGTCCTGAGGTTGCGCATAGCTTTTTTGATTATGTTATCTTGCCTCAGCATGATTTAGCTGGAAAAAGTGATAATACAATAGAAATCATAGGGGCTCTAAATGATTCTTATGATCAAATGCAAAAAGCTCCTAAAATGGACGAGATACATCAAGATGTAGGAGATTTTATTGGAATTGTGATAGGCGGTGCTACGCGCAATTTTGATTTTACGTACAAGGATGCGGCATATCTTGTAAAGTATATTCAAAAAGCAGCTCAAAACATTTCGTGCAATTTTGTTATCACCTTTAGCAGAAGAACAGATCAACGCGTAAAACAAATAGTTAAGGAAGCTTTTGAAAGTAGTGTAATTTATGATCCTTCTGAGGGATATCAGGATAATATTTATTTTAGTATTTTGAAATCTGCCAAGTATATAATAGCCACAGGCGATTCTATATCGATGTGTAGTGAAATAGCCTCAAGTGGAAAGCCTTGTTATATATATAAACCTTTGGGTATAATAAAATCACCTAAACACGAAAGGTTTATAAACCAATTAGTAAATAATAAAATAGCTAGTTTATTAGGAGAAGATACAAAGCTAGAAGATTACAACTATGAACCTTTGAATGAAGTAGAAAGAATTGCAAAATTGATCAAATTATAA
- a CDS encoding efflux RND transporter periplasmic adaptor subunit, with translation MRFITYLILLIFSSHSFAITIPVKTATCQTKEVYDSYNAIGKLKAAKRQDFFISIAGTVDFVSDKQGQVVESGEVVFAVDKSLAESIKQHAVDNYEEANLSLKRSQVLYNKKLISDDALDQAKLKVSNTKSALEQANKTYKNMVFIAPFKGKLGGIDYLPGNYVTPGPEPVCSIIDESAGKQITFYLPEELINKLDDTAEVNLKLNDKIYPAKIISKSPYLSPNNGGFLVSTSTDSNVDIPDNATVLGEFRFSKHKALVIPEEALGKGSQGDFIYLVTDDSAHKIIVQTGFRNDGFVEIAANELSEGSIVISGGMNKLSDKSKVKVIPNDK, from the coding sequence ATGAGGTTTATTACATATCTAATACTGCTGATCTTTTCTTCGCACTCTTTTGCCATAACTATCCCAGTTAAAACCGCCACCTGTCAAACAAAGGAAGTTTATGACTCATATAATGCTATCGGTAAATTAAAAGCAGCTAAAAGACAGGACTTTTTTATCAGTATAGCTGGAACAGTAGATTTTGTTAGTGATAAGCAAGGACAAGTTGTTGAGTCTGGAGAAGTGGTTTTTGCTGTAGACAAATCACTCGCTGAAAGCATAAAACAACACGCTGTGGATAATTATGAAGAAGCAAACCTGAGTCTTAAACGCAGCCAAGTTTTATATAATAAAAAACTTATCAGCGATGATGCATTAGATCAAGCAAAGTTGAAAGTTAGTAACACCAAATCCGCTCTAGAGCAAGCAAATAAAACATATAAAAACATGGTATTTATTGCTCCTTTTAAAGGAAAGTTGGGCGGCATAGATTATTTACCAGGAAATTACGTCACACCTGGACCTGAGCCTGTATGCAGTATTATCGATGAGTCAGCTGGTAAGCAAATCACATTCTATTTACCCGAAGAGCTCATCAATAAATTAGATGATACTGCAGAAGTTAACTTAAAACTAAATGACAAAATATACCCTGCTAAAATAATTTCTAAATCTCCCTATTTATCTCCAAACAATGGAGGGTTCTTGGTTAGCACATCTACTGATTCAAATGTAGATATACCAGATAACGCAACAGTTCTTGGAGAGTTCAGGTTTAGCAAACATAAAGCCCTTGTTATCCCAGAAGAGGCTCTCGGAAAAGGCAGTCAAGGTGATTTTATATATTTGGTTACAGATGACTCAGCTCATAAGATAATAGTCCAAACAGGCTTTCGTAACGATGGCTTCGTAGAAATTGCAGCTAATGAATTAAGTGAAGGCTCTATTGTTATATCAGGGGGAATGAATAAGTTGTCTGATAAATCTAAAGTTAAAGTAATTCCAAACGATAAGTAG
- the glpX gene encoding class II fructose-bisphosphatase — MSTIDIKLEAEAVINTEAGAIAAYAMMGKGDNHEADRLAVEAMRNALNKMDIQGTIVIGEGERDEAPMLYIGESVGSGKGPEIDIAVDPLEGTSILATGGKDSISAIAMAEKGSLLNAPDVYMDKIAIGGYYSDQIIDLDYTVEENLKNVATAKGCKVSDLIVVVLDRSRHEKLISQLRSCNARVKLIQDGDLAAIIAASMEYEVDVYMGIGGAPEGVLAASALRTTGGQMCSRLLFRNEDEKDKAQRMGITDLNKKYYLHDLAKGDVIFAATGVTDGSILLGVKLKDNIIITNSISMHSGTGNVRIFETRHQRRNFV, encoded by the coding sequence ATGAGTACAATAGATATAAAATTAGAAGCAGAAGCAGTTATTAATACGGAAGCCGGGGCTATTGCGGCATATGCAATGATGGGTAAGGGAGATAATCATGAGGCTGATAGGCTTGCTGTTGAAGCGATGCGAAATGCGCTTAATAAGATGGATATTCAGGGCACGATAGTAATTGGGGAGGGTGAGCGCGATGAAGCTCCGATGCTTTACATTGGAGAATCTGTTGGATCGGGTAAGGGTCCTGAGATAGATATTGCAGTTGATCCATTAGAAGGTACTTCAATACTTGCCACTGGGGGAAAAGACTCAATTTCTGCAATTGCTATGGCTGAGAAGGGTAGTTTGCTTAATGCTCCAGATGTGTATATGGATAAGATTGCCATCGGTGGATATTATTCTGATCAAATTATCGATTTAGACTATACGGTAGAAGAGAATTTAAAAAACGTCGCAACTGCTAAAGGTTGTAAGGTGAGTGATTTGATTGTTGTGGTTTTGGATAGATCAAGACATGAAAAATTAATCAGTCAATTGAGATCTTGTAATGCAAGAGTAAAGCTTATTCAGGATGGCGATTTAGCTGCAATAATCGCAGCATCGATGGAGTATGAAGTAGATGTGTATATGGGAATAGGTGGTGCACCAGAGGGAGTATTAGCAGCAAGTGCCTTAAGAACAACTGGAGGGCAGATGTGCAGCCGTCTTTTATTTCGCAATGAAGATGAAAAAGATAAAGCTCAAAGAATGGGTATTACGGATTTAAATAAAAAATATTATTTGCATGATTTAGCGAAAGGTGATGTAATTTTTGCTGCTACGGGCGTAACTGATGGTTCAATATTACTCGGAGTAAAATTAAAGGATAACATTATTATCACCAATTCTATCTCAATGCATTCGGGAACTGGTAATGTAAGAATTTTTGAAACAAGACATCAGCGTCGTAATTTCGTTTAA
- a CDS encoding VirB3 family type IV secretion system protein: MSDMNSDPLFVGLTRPAMIFGVSIQFAIFNIMVSAIAFVVYSDFRILGMAFIFHAVGYILCFKEPRFLELYLNKFQYFGDCPNKVYYGAHSYKV, encoded by the coding sequence ATGTCTGACATGAATTCCGATCCACTATTCGTGGGTCTCACAAGGCCTGCAATGATATTTGGTGTGAGTATCCAATTTGCGATATTCAACATCATGGTATCAGCGATTGCGTTCGTTGTTTATTCTGATTTCAGGATCTTGGGAATGGCATTTATATTTCATGCAGTTGGTTACATTCTATGCTTCAAAGAACCTAGATTTCTAGAGCTGTATTTAAATAAATTTCAATATTTTGGCGATTGTCCTAATAAGGTATATTACGGAGCCCATTCTTATAAAGTGTAG
- a CDS encoding type IV secretion system protein, translating into MMRRFANIFLLITLLSHTISRAEITADSTYSALVGPAAADKGKSDKVSAAIVSVASSITTMVSDVMQMTCETQTFLNFVKGELINSCTPMPLMSFALKAFFTPNTLPAFLRLAMNQHDLLGYDNCSYYHRADYYNTKVEFGMCANYKLVPNMVIYGLGGGAYAAIKGMVKGDSFSQIQSAFQNAISLSPQKIYEPYSKSILPGAQKSEIFTLIDFPIPLVPIVPIMPLAIKKYDDKVCVIIDDGYMQSQIGCKYMKDPYQYSKYMPFKGESAVTVANVRATSDTNGTPYSALQTAAQQDLGCNNLNTCYYSAVQASKALLPISSPIINCVQSMLMNVVGASSVCTNTPLLNDPTTAIGSSTSAFYSLQMVLRRSVIALLTLYIILGGVKIALGRMTSSSEIIMFFLKAMLVSYFSIGLVYNGKTFSGMIDWVFPTFFGALNEMAGWVAGAGTSGLCAYYDSDYTGTSYALWDALDCRLATYIGINGAADLFTSLRDNGMVDSGSLTPNLGAVNYSVPPYMLLLLPALYTGNMYLFNLAIAWPIMVLSIGAYVIKVSIVCMIFIAIMGIMAPLFVPMALFEFTNEYFVKWRNTFLSFVLQPMISVTFMVILFSIYDYGFYGDCKYLPFYIKSPTGATLKSFYIDINSGSTGNCNKTLGWWLSEKFDFSGVPLTNGIPTVTLLDLNDIGYAAMIDNSLQALQGIGNIAINTGTSILGAVGSSFNYDSSGNFFNVAMAPMKEFFQLCMSMMTACFTLYIGYQLTEQLSQFAAELTGGMSVSGMVGSAKQSFDKMQQVADGAFKKFQNARNQAGSGAGGGPGGAGDNFKRGNIKDFAQNLMNKAKGGGDGSADAGDKKAGDTIKRKGAEGSETKLTSQSSSSKTEGSISMSSSASSSGTKGSAKMSNNITINSGNSTKGSDGGTTSGKT; encoded by the coding sequence ATGATGAGAAGATTTGCTAATATATTTCTTCTAATAACCCTCTTATCTCACACCATAAGTCGTGCTGAAATTACAGCAGATAGCACATATTCAGCTTTAGTTGGACCTGCTGCAGCGGATAAAGGAAAATCTGATAAGGTGAGTGCTGCGATTGTGTCTGTTGCTAGCTCTATTACGACGATGGTATCAGATGTTATGCAGATGACATGTGAAACGCAAACTTTTTTGAATTTCGTGAAAGGAGAATTAATAAATTCGTGTACGCCAATGCCTTTAATGTCTTTCGCTCTTAAAGCTTTCTTCACTCCTAATACCCTTCCTGCTTTTCTTAGGCTTGCAATGAATCAACACGACCTTCTTGGTTATGATAATTGCTCGTATTATCATAGAGCTGACTACTATAATACGAAGGTGGAGTTTGGTATGTGTGCAAATTATAAGCTTGTGCCTAATATGGTGATATATGGTTTGGGTGGAGGTGCATATGCTGCCATAAAAGGTATGGTTAAAGGCGATAGTTTTTCTCAAATTCAGTCGGCTTTTCAAAATGCTATTAGTCTCTCTCCACAGAAAATTTATGAGCCATATTCTAAGAGTATACTTCCAGGTGCTCAAAAAAGTGAGATTTTTACGTTAATAGATTTTCCTATACCTCTTGTTCCAATTGTACCGATTATGCCTCTTGCTATTAAAAAGTATGATGATAAGGTATGTGTCATAATTGATGATGGATATATGCAGAGTCAGATCGGGTGTAAATATATGAAAGATCCGTATCAATATTCTAAGTATATGCCTTTCAAGGGGGAGTCAGCCGTCACCGTTGCTAACGTACGTGCTACTTCAGATACTAATGGTACTCCTTATTCTGCTTTACAGACTGCGGCTCAGCAAGACTTGGGTTGTAATAATCTAAATACTTGTTACTACTCTGCAGTACAGGCATCAAAAGCCTTATTACCCATATCATCTCCTATAATTAACTGTGTACAAAGTATGCTGATGAACGTTGTAGGGGCCTCTTCAGTATGTACTAATACTCCTTTACTTAATGACCCTACAACTGCTATAGGTTCTAGTACTAGTGCTTTTTATTCTTTGCAGATGGTACTTAGACGTTCCGTAATTGCTTTACTTACGCTTTATATAATCTTAGGAGGGGTTAAAATTGCTCTTGGTCGTATGACTAGTTCGTCTGAGATTATAATGTTTTTTCTCAAGGCAATGTTGGTAAGTTATTTTTCTATTGGTCTTGTTTATAACGGAAAGACCTTCAGTGGGATGATAGATTGGGTATTTCCTACATTTTTTGGCGCTTTGAATGAGATGGCTGGGTGGGTAGCTGGTGCTGGTACGTCTGGTTTATGTGCTTATTATGATTCTGATTATACGGGCACAAGTTATGCCTTATGGGATGCTTTAGATTGCAGACTTGCCACATATATAGGGATCAATGGAGCAGCCGACTTATTCACTTCACTGCGTGATAATGGGATGGTTGATAGTGGTTCGCTCACTCCTAACTTGGGTGCTGTGAATTATTCTGTTCCTCCATATATGCTTCTTTTATTGCCGGCGCTGTATACGGGCAATATGTATCTATTTAATTTAGCAATAGCTTGGCCAATTATGGTTTTGTCTATAGGTGCTTACGTTATAAAAGTAAGCATTGTATGTATGATATTTATAGCAATCATGGGGATTATGGCTCCTTTGTTTGTCCCTATGGCTCTTTTTGAGTTTACCAATGAATATTTTGTAAAATGGCGAAACACGTTCTTGTCTTTTGTTCTGCAACCTATGATAAGTGTTACGTTTATGGTCATACTATTTTCTATATATGATTATGGTTTTTATGGTGATTGTAAGTATCTTCCTTTTTACATTAAGTCGCCAACTGGAGCTACTTTAAAATCTTTTTATATAGATATTAATAGTGGAAGTACCGGTAATTGTAATAAAACCCTAGGTTGGTGGTTATCTGAAAAGTTTGATTTTAGTGGGGTCCCTTTAACAAATGGTATTCCAACTGTAACTTTACTGGACCTCAATGATATAGGTTATGCCGCAATGATAGATAATTCACTTCAAGCACTTCAAGGTATAGGAAATATTGCAATTAATACCGGTACTAGTATTTTAGGTGCTGTAGGAAGTTCTTTTAATTACGATTCTTCAGGTAATTTTTTCAATGTTGCTATGGCTCCAATGAAAGAGTTTTTTCAGCTTTGTATGTCTATGATGACAGCTTGTTTTACGCTTTACATAGGATATCAATTAACAGAACAATTATCTCAATTTGCTGCAGAATTAACTGGTGGTATGTCTGTTAGTGGAATGGTAGGTAGTGCGAAACAAAGCTTTGATAAGATGCAGCAAGTAGCTGATGGAGCTTTCAAAAAGTTTCAAAACGCTAGAAATCAAGCAGGCTCTGGAGCGGGGGGAGGACCAGGTGGTGCTGGGGATAACTTTAAACGAGGAAATATCAAAGATTTTGCTCAGAATCTGATGAATAAAGCTAAGGGTGGAGGAGATGGCTCGGCTGATGCTGGAGATAAAAAAGCTGGAGATACAATTAAACGCAAGGGGGCTGAGGGCAGTGAGACTAAATTGACGTCTCAATCAAGTAGCAGTAAAACAGAAGGAAGTATATCTATGAGTAGTTCTGCTAGTTCATCTGGTACTAAGGGAAGTGCGAAAATGTCAAATAATATCACAATAAATTCTGGTAATTCGACAAAAGGTTCTGATGGAGGAACAACAAGTGGTAAAACTTAA
- the leuS gene encoding leucine--tRNA ligase, giving the protein MIAKDIEKKWQEAWEKDLCFNVKEYDKQKPKYYVLEMFPYPSGKIHVGHLRNYTIGDVIARHKRSQGYNVLYPFGWDAFGLPAENAAIKEKVHPAVWTYQNIEYMKQQLKKIGLSYDWSREFATCDPDYYKHEQKFFIELFKKGLAYRKESVVNWDPVDHTVLANEQVIDGKGWRSGAPVERKNLTQWFLKITDYAEELLSDLKDLDWPENVKIMQENWIGKSEGATVKFEIQGSNQEIEIFTTKPHTLFGASFLALSYAHPILRDLKDPKILAFIEKAKKYDDRSDQTKEGIDTGLKVIHPLKPDETLPIWIANFVLADYGSGALFGCPAHDERDHEFALTYNLPIIQVIDNEKEEINISKSAYTGEGTMINSEFLDGLDSLQAKGKVIEHLAKQGKAKKEVFYKLRDWGISRQRFWGCPIPIIHCEKCGILPVEEKDLPVVLPKDADVTGRGNALDTHQTWKHTACYKCKGPATRETDTFDTFFESSWYFARYCNSHAQGMTDREACDYWMPVDQYIGGIEHAILHLLYARFFTKAMNEQGYVGVREPFTSLLTQGMVLHHTYKDEDNQWIYPDMVVNVDGVLKDKSTGKQVFKGALEKMSKSKKNVVDLDSILEEYGADVIRLFVMSDSPPEKEIEWSTNGIKGCQRFIKKMIDFSDQLAAIGKDKLVAGDESKKVLSLMHLTIKTFTEDLAELKFNKAIARVRELYNYVSDLFYKNILVPEIKDAFEIVIRLINPITPHVTEEIWSTLGKTSILAKTPWPEYEEVYLIQEQVTLSVQMNGKLKGTIQIAVGSSEDIIKEEALKLVQKDLATKSLKKAIIVPNRTVNLVVA; this is encoded by the coding sequence ATGATAGCTAAAGATATAGAAAAAAAGTGGCAAGAAGCCTGGGAGAAGGACTTGTGTTTTAATGTTAAAGAATATGATAAACAAAAACCTAAATATTATGTGCTTGAAATGTTCCCTTATCCTTCAGGTAAGATTCACGTTGGACATTTAAGAAATTATACCATTGGAGATGTAATTGCTCGTCATAAAAGAAGTCAGGGGTATAATGTGCTTTACCCATTTGGATGGGATGCATTTGGATTACCTGCTGAAAATGCTGCTATTAAAGAGAAAGTGCATCCTGCTGTTTGGACCTATCAAAATATCGAATACATGAAGCAGCAATTAAAAAAAATAGGTCTCTCATATGATTGGAGTAGGGAGTTTGCGACGTGTGATCCTGATTATTACAAACATGAGCAAAAGTTCTTTATTGAGCTATTTAAAAAGGGCTTAGCATACCGTAAAGAATCTGTTGTTAACTGGGATCCAGTAGATCATACTGTGCTTGCTAACGAGCAGGTAATTGATGGTAAGGGATGGCGCTCTGGTGCTCCTGTGGAGCGTAAAAACTTAACTCAGTGGTTCTTAAAGATCACCGATTATGCAGAAGAATTGCTTTCTGATTTAAAAGATTTGGACTGGCCTGAAAATGTTAAAATCATGCAAGAAAATTGGATCGGAAAATCTGAAGGTGCAACAGTAAAGTTTGAAATCCAAGGCAGCAATCAGGAAATAGAAATTTTTACAACTAAACCTCACACTCTTTTTGGGGCTAGCTTCTTAGCCTTAAGTTATGCACATCCTATTTTGCGTGATTTAAAGGATCCTAAAATTCTAGCTTTCATTGAAAAGGCAAAAAAATATGATGATAGATCAGATCAGACAAAAGAAGGAATTGATACTGGACTTAAGGTGATCCATCCTTTAAAGCCAGATGAAACTTTGCCTATTTGGATTGCAAATTTTGTGCTTGCTGATTATGGATCAGGAGCTTTATTTGGATGCCCAGCGCATGATGAGCGTGATCATGAATTTGCTCTGACTTATAACTTACCTATCATTCAAGTAATTGATAATGAGAAGGAAGAAATTAATATCTCAAAGTCTGCATATACAGGTGAGGGGACAATGATTAATTCAGAATTTTTAGATGGTCTTGATTCTCTGCAAGCAAAAGGTAAAGTAATAGAGCATCTTGCAAAACAAGGTAAAGCTAAAAAGGAAGTTTTTTATAAATTGCGTGATTGGGGTATCTCAAGGCAGAGATTTTGGGGATGCCCAATTCCAATAATTCATTGCGAAAAATGTGGTATTTTGCCTGTGGAAGAAAAAGACTTACCTGTTGTGTTGCCAAAAGATGCGGATGTAACAGGTAGAGGTAATGCGTTAGATACGCATCAAACATGGAAGCATACCGCTTGTTACAAGTGCAAAGGACCTGCTACTAGAGAAACTGATACTTTTGACACATTTTTTGAGTCTTCGTGGTATTTTGCAAGGTATTGTAATTCGCATGCCCAGGGTATGACCGATCGGGAAGCTTGCGATTATTGGATGCCAGTTGATCAGTATATAGGTGGTATTGAGCATGCTATTTTACATTTACTGTACGCAAGGTTCTTTACTAAGGCGATGAACGAACAAGGTTATGTTGGTGTTCGTGAGCCATTTACAAGTCTTTTAACTCAAGGAATGGTGCTACATCATACTTATAAAGACGAAGATAACCAATGGATTTATCCAGATATGGTGGTAAATGTAGATGGAGTATTAAAAGATAAATCTACAGGCAAGCAGGTTTTTAAGGGCGCTTTAGAAAAAATGAGCAAGTCCAAGAAAAATGTTGTGGATCTGGATTCTATCTTAGAGGAATATGGGGCTGATGTAATAAGGCTTTTTGTTATGTCGGATTCTCCTCCTGAGAAAGAGATTGAGTGGTCAACAAATGGTATTAAGGGTTGTCAGAGGTTTATTAAGAAGATGATAGATTTTAGTGATCAACTTGCAGCCATAGGTAAAGATAAGCTTGTTGCAGGGGACGAAAGTAAAAAAGTTTTATCTTTGATGCATCTAACAATCAAAACTTTCACGGAAGACTTAGCAGAGCTTAAATTTAATAAGGCAATAGCAAGAGTCAGGGAGCTTTATAATTACGTAAGCGATCTGTTTTATAAAAATATTTTAGTGCCAGAAATAAAAGATGCATTTGAAATAGTTATTAGATTGATTAATCCTATTACCCCTCATGTTACAGAAGAGATATGGAGCACACTTGGTAAAACTTCAATACTAGCTAAAACTCCTTGGCCTGAGTATGAAGAAGTATACCTGATTCAAGAACAAGTAACTCTTTCTGTTCAAATGAATGGAAAATTGAAGGGGACAATTCAAATTGCCGTTGGTTCTTCTGAAGATATCATTAAAGAAGAGGCGCTAAAGCTTGTACAGAAAGATTTAGCGACCAAATCTTTGAAAAAGGCTATTATAGTTCCTAACAGAACTGTTAACTTGGTGGTGGCTTAG